In Fusobacterium massiliense, a single window of DNA contains:
- a CDS encoding glycosyltransferase family 9 protein, with amino-acid sequence MEIKRILVSRTDKIGDLVLSIPSFFMLKKMYPNAELVVLVRDYNADIVRNLSYIDRVIKIDDYTKAELLTKIEYFKADVFIALYNDSFISLLAKASKAKIKIGPISKLCSFFTYNKGIIQKRSKSIKNEGEYNLDLIEKLDSELYKKLFELNTKIELTEENRKVASLYFQENKIVGKVLVVNPFMGGSAKNISDDEYSIVLKILLQKVENLNIIITCHISDEERAENLKQSIGSDKVFVFANGASILNTASIIERADLYFGGSTGPTHIAGALGKKIVAIYPRKNTQSPTRWGVLNNDNVKYVIPDEDNPKENYKNKYFDNFDEKWIEKTVNYLVEGLQ; translated from the coding sequence ATGGAAATTAAAAGAATTTTAGTTTCAAGAACAGATAAAATAGGAGATTTAGTATTATCAATACCAAGTTTTTTTATGTTGAAAAAGATGTATCCTAATGCAGAACTTGTAGTTTTAGTTAGAGATTACAATGCAGATATTGTGAGAAATTTATCATATATAGATAGGGTTATAAAAATTGATGATTACACAAAAGCAGAGCTTTTAACAAAAATAGAATATTTTAAGGCAGATGTTTTCATAGCTTTATATAATGATAGTTTTATATCATTACTTGCTAAAGCAAGTAAAGCTAAAATAAAGATAGGACCAATTTCAAAATTATGTTCTTTTTTTACATATAATAAAGGGATTATTCAAAAAAGATCTAAGTCAATTAAAAATGAAGGAGAATATAATTTAGATTTAATTGAAAAGTTAGATAGTGAATTATATAAAAAATTATTTGAACTTAATACAAAAATTGAGCTAACTGAAGAAAATAGAAAAGTAGCAAGTTTATATTTTCAAGAAAACAAGATAGTTGGAAAAGTCTTAGTGGTTAATCCTTTTATGGGAGGATCAGCTAAAAACATTAGTGATGATGAATATTCAATAGTATTAAAAATTCTTTTACAAAAAGTTGAAAATTTAAATATTATAATAACTTGTCATATCTCAGATGAAGAGAGAGCAGAAAATCTTAAACAATCTATAGGAAGTGACAAAGTATTTGTTTTTGCTAATGGGGCTAGTATTTTAAATACAGCAAGTATAATAGAGAGAGCAGATTTATATTTTGGAGGATCTACAGGACCAACTCATATAGCTGGAGCCTTAGGAAAGAAAATTGTGGCAATATATCCTAGAAAAAACACACAAAGTCCAACTAGATGGGGAGTATTAAACAACGATAATGTAAAATATGTAATTCCTGATGAAGATAATCCTAAAGAAAATTACAAAAATAAATATTTTGATAATTTTGATGAAAAATGGATAGAGAAAACTGTAAACTATTTAGTAGAGGGGCTTCAATGA
- a CDS encoding glycosyltransferase family 2 protein — translation MTLTVSIITLNEEKNLARTLNSVKSFADEIVIVDSGSTDKTEDIAKSFGANFVYQKWLGYGPQRNKAIDLANSEWVLNIDADEEISEELAKEIINIKENKTKFSVYKINFMSVCFSKKIKHGGWSNTYRIRLFKKSSGRFNENNVHEEFVTKEEIGKIKEYIYHHSYSDLADYFEKFNKYTTLGAIEYYKKKKRAGILSIVFSPIYKFLRMYILRLGFLDGLEGFILAITSSLYTMVKYYKLREIYKNNSYIKREEKNGN, via the coding sequence ATGACTTTAACAGTTTCGATTATAACTTTAAATGAAGAAAAAAATTTGGCGAGAACTTTAAACTCTGTTAAAAGTTTTGCTGATGAAATAGTAATTGTCGATAGTGGTTCTACTGATAAGACTGAAGATATAGCAAAATCTTTTGGGGCTAATTTTGTGTATCAAAAGTGGCTTGGATATGGTCCACAAAGAAATAAAGCTATAGATTTAGCTAATTCTGAATGGGTGTTAAATATAGATGCTGATGAAGAAATTTCTGAAGAACTAGCTAAAGAAATAATAAATATAAAAGAAAATAAGACTAAATTTTCTGTGTATAAAATAAATTTTATGTCTGTGTGTTTTTCAAAAAAAATAAAACACGGTGGTTGGAGTAATACATACAGGATAAGATTATTTAAAAAATCATCAGGAAGATTTAATGAAAACAATGTACATGAAGAATTTGTTACAAAAGAAGAAATTGGAAAGATAAAAGAGTATATTTATCATCATAGTTATTCAGATTTAGCAGATTATTTTGAGAAGTTTAATAAGTATACAACATTAGGAGCTATAGAATACTATAAAAAGAAAAAAAGAGCTGGAATATTATCTATAGTTTTTAGTCCAATATATAAATTTTTAAGAATGTATATTTTAAGATTAGGATTTTTAGATGGACTAGAGGGATTTATTTTAGCAATAACGAGTTCACTATATACAATGGTAAAATACTACAAATTAAGAGAAATATATAAGAATAATAGCTATATAAAGAGGGAAGAAAAAAATGGAAATTAA
- a CDS encoding polysaccharide deacetylase family protein → MFLLIIILLLILLLIFNKRAVPIFLYHQVNPLSNVFPELFEEHLKIIKKLKMKTITITEYYSDKVENNSILLTFDDGYYDNYKYVFPLLKKYGMKATIFLNTLYIADERLEEPKIRDNNTVNLEAMKRYIETGSATISQYMSWEEIKEMYESGLVDFQAHSHKHMAMFTNTQFKGLTKKEKMEAPDLYLYGELEDNFPIFDKRGEYTGKAILIEKEFFKLFKKFIEDKIKNKEISEKEIEKIAQEFIDNNKEYYREETNQEYEQRIKNDFFENKKLIENNLKNHVKFFCWPWGHRSKQSIEILKKIGVAGFISTKKGTNSFHPDWNMIRRIELRKYTKRKYLLNLLIARNLILGKIYGWIS, encoded by the coding sequence ATGTTTTTATTAATAATTATTTTATTATTAATTTTATTGTTGATTTTTAACAAAAGAGCAGTTCCAATTTTTTTATATCATCAAGTTAATCCACTTTCAAATGTTTTTCCAGAATTGTTTGAAGAACATTTAAAAATCATAAAAAAATTGAAGATGAAAACTATTACAATTACAGAATATTACTCAGATAAAGTTGAAAATAATTCTATTCTTCTAACTTTTGATGATGGATATTATGATAACTATAAATATGTATTTCCACTTTTAAAAAAATATGGTATGAAAGCAACAATCTTTTTAAATACTTTATATATAGCTGATGAAAGATTAGAAGAACCAAAAATTAGAGATAATAATACAGTAAATTTAGAAGCTATGAAAAGATATATTGAAACAGGGAGTGCAACAATTAGTCAATATATGTCTTGGGAAGAAATAAAAGAAATGTATGAAAGTGGATTAGTTGATTTTCAAGCTCATTCTCATAAGCATATGGCAATGTTTACAAATACTCAGTTTAAAGGTTTGACTAAAAAAGAAAAAATGGAAGCACCTGACTTATATCTATATGGAGAACTAGAGGATAATTTCCCTATTTTTGATAAAAGAGGAGAATATACAGGAAAAGCAATACTTATAGAAAAAGAGTTTTTTAAATTATTTAAAAAATTTATTGAAGATAAAATTAAGAATAAAGAAATAAGTGAAAAAGAAATAGAGAAAATAGCTCAAGAGTTTATTGATAATAATAAAGAGTATTATAGAGAAGAAACTAATCAAGAATACGAACAAAGAATTAAAAATGATTTTTTTGAAAACAAAAAACTTATTGAAAATAATCTAAAAAATCATGTAAAATTTTTCTGTTGGCCTTGGGGACATAGAAGTAAACAAAGTATTGAAATATTAAAAAAGATAGGAGTAGCAGGTTTTATATCTACTAAAAAAGGGACTAATTCTTTTCATCCTGATTGGAATATGATAAGAAGAATAGAACTTAGAAAATATACTAAGAGAAAATATTTATTAAATTTATTGATAGCAAGAAATTTAATTTTAGGGAAAATATATGGGTGGATATCTTAA
- a CDS encoding NAD+ synthase, whose product MNKLDLDLKKVHEELVEFLRYNFKKNGFKKAVLGLSGGIDSALVAYLLRDALGKENVYAIMMPYKTSNKNSLLHAELVVKDLGINSKVVEITDMIDAYFKNEENPSSLRKGNKMARERMSILFDNSSKENALVVGTSNKTEIFLGYSTQFGDSACALNPIGDLYKTNIWNLARYLKVPQEIIDKKPSADLWEGQTDEEEMGITYLEADKILFRLIEENKTVEEIISEGFDKGLIENITKRISRSEYKRKMPLIAKITR is encoded by the coding sequence ATGAATAAATTAGATTTAGATTTGAAAAAAGTACATGAAGAATTAGTGGAATTTTTAAGATATAATTTTAAGAAAAATGGGTTTAAGAAAGCTGTACTAGGTTTATCCGGAGGTATAGATTCTGCTTTAGTTGCTTATTTATTAAGAGACGCTTTAGGAAAAGAAAATGTTTATGCTATAATGATGCCTTATAAAACTTCAAATAAAAATAGCTTATTACATGCTGAATTGGTTGTAAAAGATTTAGGAATAAACTCAAAAGTAGTTGAAATAACAGATATGATAGATGCATATTTTAAAAATGAAGAAAATCCATCATCACTTAGAAAAGGCAATAAAATGGCTAGAGAAAGAATGTCAATTTTATTTGATAATTCATCTAAAGAAAATGCTCTTGTTGTTGGAACATCAAACAAAACAGAAATTTTCTTAGGATATAGCACTCAATTTGGAGATTCTGCATGTGCTTTAAATCCAATAGGGGATTTATATAAAACTAATATTTGGAATTTAGCAAGATATTTAAAAGTTCCACAAGAAATTATAGATAAAAAACCTAGTGCTGATTTGTGGGAAGGTCAAACTGATGAAGAAGAAATGGGAATAACTTATTTAGAGGCAGATAAAATATTATTTAGATTAATTGAAGAAAATAAAACTGTTGAAGAAATAATAAGTGAAGGTTTTGATAAAGGGTTAATTGAAAATATTACTAAAAGAATAAGTAGAAGTGAGTATAAGAGAAAAATGCCTCTTATTGCTAAAATAACAAGGTAG